One region of Aestuariirhabdus haliotis genomic DNA includes:
- a CDS encoding HD domain-containing protein: MDQKRFIKLWQDLLANSSATPAEKAWLKITEYYSLKDRFYHTGDHICFCLTQLDQVIGELDNAQEVEMALWFHDVIYQMGSDSNEADSATLFCQLIGKNSALTGVRKRVSQLIMDTTHDTEPQTKDGCYLADIDISSLGLPWEEFLKDSDNVRKESPHLDDPAYRSGQRRFFESLLSKSSIFYTDYFYQRYELQARDNLSKLLEQPV, from the coding sequence ATGGATCAAAAGCGCTTCATCAAACTTTGGCAGGACCTGCTTGCCAACAGCTCGGCAACACCGGCTGAGAAAGCCTGGCTTAAAATCACTGAATACTATTCGCTTAAAGATCGCTTTTATCATACCGGCGACCATATCTGCTTTTGCCTCACACAACTCGACCAGGTCATAGGAGAGCTTGATAACGCTCAGGAAGTCGAGATGGCACTCTGGTTTCACGATGTTATCTACCAAATGGGCAGCGATTCGAACGAGGCCGACAGTGCGACGCTCTTTTGCCAGCTGATTGGCAAAAACTCAGCACTGACTGGAGTCAGGAAGCGGGTATCTCAACTTATTATGGACACTACCCATGATACTGAGCCGCAGACAAAAGACGGCTGTTATCTTGCAGACATTGATATCTCTTCTCTCGGTCTACCTTGGGAGGAATTCTTAAAGGACAGTGACAATGTGCGAAAGGAAAGTCCTCACCTGGATGATCCTGCATATCGCTCTGGCCAACGTCGGTTCTTTGAAAGCCTGCTGAGCAAATCTTCCATTTTTTATACAGACTATTTCTACCAGCGATACGAGCTACAAGCTCGTGACAACCTGAGCAAACTCCTTGAGCAGCCCGTTTAA
- a CDS encoding glycosyltransferase family 4 protein, whose translation MAKRIALVLKGYPRLSETFIAQEIRELEKHGLDILLVSLRHPTDSRTHPIHDEIQARVLYLPEYLYVEPWRVLSALLRQLTTLSFWRTAGIWWKDLMRDISSNRVRRFGQALVLANELPKDVELLYAHFIHTPGSVTRYCSELTTIDWCASAHAKDIWTTPRWELQEKLASLSWLTTCTAANTEYLKGLCDDEDKVFLSYHGLDFSRFPEPETSVSEAAENGTVQVLSVGRAVPKKGYDLLLNALASLPVELEWHFTHIGGGELLPELEQLSITLGIQNRVTWLGAQSQQRVLEAYQNSDLFVLASRVNGDGDRDGLPNVLMEAQSQKLACLSTDISGIPELIIDGESGLLVPQKDEAALADALHRLMADYDLRQRLGRAGYQRVRSHFSLDEGIDQLMGKFGGDA comes from the coding sequence TTGGCGAAACGAATCGCACTTGTTTTAAAGGGGTATCCCCGCTTGTCAGAGACCTTTATCGCGCAGGAGATACGCGAGCTGGAAAAACACGGGTTGGATATTCTTCTGGTTTCCCTGCGTCACCCCACGGACTCTCGTACCCACCCTATTCATGACGAGATTCAGGCTCGAGTCCTCTATTTACCAGAATACCTGTATGTAGAGCCTTGGCGGGTCCTATCTGCCCTGTTAAGACAGTTGACGACATTGTCTTTTTGGCGAACGGCCGGCATTTGGTGGAAAGACCTGATGCGAGATATAAGCAGTAATCGAGTGCGCCGGTTTGGCCAGGCGCTGGTGTTGGCCAATGAGCTACCAAAGGATGTTGAGTTGCTCTACGCGCACTTTATACATACACCAGGTTCGGTAACGCGTTATTGCAGTGAGCTAACGACTATTGACTGGTGCGCTTCGGCCCATGCCAAGGATATCTGGACGACCCCTCGCTGGGAGCTACAGGAGAAACTGGCCAGCCTATCCTGGTTGACTACTTGCACTGCTGCCAACACCGAATACCTCAAGGGTCTTTGTGATGATGAGGATAAAGTTTTCCTGAGTTATCATGGGCTCGACTTCAGTCGCTTTCCTGAGCCGGAGACAAGCGTTAGTGAAGCAGCTGAGAACGGCACTGTGCAAGTGCTATCGGTAGGCCGTGCAGTGCCTAAAAAGGGCTATGATCTGTTGCTCAATGCGTTAGCAAGTCTGCCTGTGGAACTGGAATGGCACTTTACCCATATTGGTGGAGGTGAATTATTACCCGAGCTCGAGCAGCTATCGATCACACTGGGTATACAAAACCGTGTGACCTGGTTGGGTGCGCAATCCCAGCAACGTGTCCTAGAGGCCTATCAAAACTCCGACCTGTTTGTGTTGGCGTCCCGTGTTAATGGCGACGGTGATCGTGACGGTCTACCCAACGTATTGATGGAAGCGCAAAGTCAGAAACTGGCCTGCTTGTCGACTGATATCTCAGGCATACCGGAGCTGATTATTGATGGCGAGAGTGGTCTGCTCGTCCCCCAGAAGGACGAAGCCGCCTTGGCAGACGCTCTGCACCGTTTGATGGCCGATTACGATCTGCGCCAGCGACTGGGGCGGGCCGGTTATCAGCGAGTCCGTTCGCACTTCTCATTAGATGAGGGCATTGATCAGTTGATGGGTAAGTTTGGGGGCGATGCGTGA
- a CDS encoding glycosyltransferase family protein → MTQLTKPDARVLIYSHDSYGLGHLRRCHTIAHALVRHYKSISVLILTGSPIIGRFDFRARVDFVRIPGVIKLYDGDYTSLGLHIDLSHTMAIRESIIYNTALSFSPDIFLVDKEPLGLKGEVKHTLKMLKALGTTNILGLRDVMDEASALDREWSDKGIPPHIDPLFDQIWVYGPESMGNPLEGVSLPDPIDHKVHFTGYLNRRLPKAAINQPLPLEQPYLLVTTGGGGDGVDLVDWVLRAYEAAENRLPLPALIVLGPFMPSEQREAFAERASQLQRVKVITFNNHLEGLIAKASAVVSMGGYNTFCEILSFNKPTIIVPRKTPRLEQYIRASKASARYLIQMVDPDDLQDTSRMVNALIELEQAPTPSEAKADEMLGGIENVASRVYQIMCERGHDLQPNQPEE, encoded by the coding sequence ATGACGCAGCTTACTAAACCCGACGCCCGGGTACTGATCTACAGCCACGATAGCTATGGCCTGGGTCACCTGAGGCGATGTCATACCATTGCCCACGCCTTGGTCAGACATTACAAATCCATATCCGTTCTTATTCTGACAGGCTCCCCGATCATCGGGCGCTTTGATTTTCGTGCGCGGGTAGATTTTGTCCGTATTCCTGGGGTGATCAAGCTCTACGATGGCGATTACACCAGTCTTGGCTTACACATAGACCTGTCACACACCATGGCCATTCGCGAGTCGATTATTTATAACACGGCGTTGAGCTTCTCACCGGATATCTTTCTGGTCGATAAAGAACCCCTTGGGTTAAAGGGTGAAGTCAAGCATACCTTAAAGATGCTGAAAGCCTTGGGTACCACTAACATCCTGGGTCTCAGAGATGTCATGGATGAGGCCAGTGCGCTCGATCGTGAATGGTCAGATAAGGGGATACCACCCCATATAGACCCGCTATTTGATCAAATATGGGTCTACGGACCCGAGTCCATGGGTAACCCTCTCGAAGGCGTCTCTCTACCAGACCCAATAGACCATAAAGTACATTTCACCGGGTACCTCAATCGTCGATTGCCCAAGGCTGCGATTAACCAACCCCTTCCCCTCGAGCAGCCTTATTTGCTGGTTACTACCGGCGGCGGTGGAGATGGCGTCGACCTCGTTGACTGGGTTCTCAGGGCCTATGAAGCAGCAGAAAACCGGCTTCCCTTGCCCGCACTAATCGTACTGGGCCCCTTTATGCCCAGCGAACAACGGGAGGCCTTCGCAGAGCGTGCGTCTCAATTGCAACGCGTTAAGGTTATTACCTTTAACAATCATCTCGAGGGCCTGATTGCCAAGGCCTCCGCCGTGGTTTCAATGGGTGGATACAACACCTTTTGTGAAATTCTGTCGTTCAATAAACCAACCATCATTGTTCCGCGAAAGACGCCTCGACTGGAGCAATATATACGAGCAAGCAAAGCCAGCGCTCGATATCTGATTCAGATGGTCGATCCGGATGACCTTCAGGATACGTCCCGTATGGTGAATGCGCTGATTGAACTCGAGCAAGCCCCTACTCCATCCGAGGCTAAGGCTGATGAGATGCTGGGCGGTATCGAAAATGTCGCATCCAGGGTTTATCAAATCATGTGTGAACGAGGTCATGACCTACAGCCAAACCAACCCGAAGAATGA
- a CDS encoding adenylate/guanylate cyclase domain-containing protein — protein sequence MSSSRVRGAILRQQQGSERLIAWVELAVVVTFLLLYSLTPKTFVAPDLAFNLDSSLPSQLLLAVGNEPVPWALGLYFLVAIGGLFQAYSERLLSWRSYSAIVLNFTLLYGLIWSFHMQYQQPPAFYLKAPTLLYVFIFIAIRALRFEARYVLFAGFCAVVGWMLMVLYVLYTDDGEMPLTRDYVNYLTSNSVLLGAEFDKMIVMVLVTSILALAITRARGLLVEAVVETKIANDLARFVPAEVARQVSLDAPELEFGAGKVGEATILFTDIEGFTSLSEKTDPEHLIQRLNRYFSVLSGPIVDWGGTINQFQGDAVLASFNMPISNQQHAVNAIHAALKIQALLRDHDPDFVTRIGINTGKVVGGLVGTSERLSYTVHGDAVNMAARLEQLNKEYGTCILISEECRVQAGDVFAFREVGEVMIRGRSKITRLYTVDA from the coding sequence TTGAGCAGCTCAAGAGTGAGAGGAGCGATTCTGCGCCAGCAACAGGGTAGTGAGCGTTTAATTGCCTGGGTTGAACTGGCCGTTGTGGTTACTTTCCTGCTGTTGTACTCCCTAACCCCCAAAACCTTTGTTGCACCTGATCTGGCTTTCAATCTTGATTCCAGTTTGCCAAGCCAGCTTTTGCTTGCAGTGGGTAATGAACCGGTTCCCTGGGCTCTTGGTTTGTATTTTTTAGTAGCGATTGGGGGGTTGTTTCAGGCGTACTCAGAGCGCTTGTTAAGCTGGCGTTCCTATAGTGCAATCGTTCTGAATTTCACTCTGTTGTATGGGTTGATTTGGAGCTTTCATATGCAATATCAGCAGCCTCCTGCCTTTTATCTGAAGGCTCCGACCCTGTTGTATGTATTCATTTTTATTGCTATCAGGGCGTTACGCTTTGAAGCTCGCTATGTGCTTTTTGCCGGTTTTTGTGCCGTTGTTGGCTGGATGTTGATGGTGCTCTATGTTCTATACACCGACGATGGCGAGATGCCTCTGACCCGTGATTATGTTAACTACCTAACCTCAAATTCGGTTTTGTTAGGCGCGGAGTTCGATAAAATGATCGTTATGGTGCTTGTTACCTCTATTCTTGCCCTGGCAATCACCCGGGCAAGAGGCTTGTTGGTAGAAGCGGTTGTTGAAACCAAGATAGCCAATGATCTCGCCCGGTTTGTCCCTGCTGAGGTAGCTCGCCAAGTCTCTCTGGATGCACCGGAGCTGGAGTTTGGTGCTGGCAAGGTGGGGGAGGCGACCATTTTGTTTACCGATATTGAGGGTTTCACCTCATTAAGTGAAAAGACCGACCCAGAACATCTGATTCAGCGGCTGAATCGTTATTTTAGTGTGCTATCAGGGCCAATTGTCGATTGGGGAGGCACAATCAACCAGTTTCAGGGGGATGCGGTTCTGGCATCGTTTAACATGCCCATTTCCAATCAGCAGCATGCGGTGAACGCCATTCACGCTGCGCTTAAAATACAGGCGCTGCTTCGAGATCATGATCCCGATTTTGTCACTCGTATCGGAATTAATACCGGTAAGGTGGTTGGTGGTCTTGTGGGTACGAGTGAGCGTTTAAGCTATACGGTGCACGGTGATGCGGTCAATATGGCGGCACGACTTGAGCAGCTCAACAAGGAATATGGCACCTGTATTTTAATCTCCGAAGAATGCAGAGTTCAGGCTGGAGATGTATTTGCGTTCAGGGAGGTTGGCGAGGTGATGATACGTGGTAGAAGTAAAATCACCCGCTTATACACGGTAGATGCCTAG
- a CDS encoding glycosyltransferase family 4 protein, producing the protein MNPRVAFYAPMKSPDHPNPSGDQRIARLFVEALQLAGYEVELASELRSWEGKGDRAHQKAIREQGQIEARSLIGEYQARPKSQRPAYWFTYHLFHKAPDWIGPAVSKALGIPYFVAEASVANKQKQGAWSEGWQCSVNALTVADGVLTLNPGDEPALREYVSQHRIHSITPFVSSVNTQPADRQMLAQKLGLDPDCIWLITTAMMRPGAKFQSYQRLAQSLQVVSAQTSCRWQLLVIGDGKERTQVEALFASFKAQVVFAGQRSRAEIQQWMPAFNLFVWPAINEAIGMAMLEAMAAGVPVLSGYSPALYPLSLKGEGLTMLAEGDDAGFSLAFERLLSNPQSFKKMSTANRDLTVSDCSLDAAAMQLKSVLGAMG; encoded by the coding sequence GTGAACCCCCGGGTTGCCTTTTATGCACCTATGAAGTCACCGGATCACCCCAATCCATCGGGTGACCAGCGCATAGCCAGATTGTTTGTTGAGGCGTTGCAGTTGGCGGGCTACGAGGTTGAGCTGGCAAGTGAGCTCCGCAGCTGGGAAGGCAAAGGTGACAGGGCCCATCAGAAAGCTATCCGTGAACAGGGACAAATTGAGGCACGGTCACTTATTGGCGAATATCAAGCACGTCCAAAGTCTCAGCGCCCTGCCTATTGGTTTACTTACCACCTTTTTCATAAAGCCCCTGACTGGATTGGCCCGGCGGTGAGCAAGGCACTTGGAATCCCCTATTTTGTGGCAGAGGCATCCGTTGCCAATAAGCAGAAACAAGGGGCCTGGAGTGAAGGGTGGCAATGCTCTGTTAATGCACTGACTGTGGCCGACGGGGTGTTGACGTTAAACCCTGGCGATGAACCAGCACTACGCGAATATGTGTCTCAACATCGAATTCATTCAATAACGCCCTTTGTATCATCGGTCAATACACAACCGGCCGATCGCCAGATGCTAGCTCAGAAATTGGGACTTGATCCGGATTGCATCTGGCTTATTACTACTGCCATGATGCGCCCCGGCGCTAAATTTCAAAGCTACCAGCGGTTAGCTCAAAGTTTGCAGGTTGTTTCTGCTCAAACCTCTTGTCGTTGGCAGCTGCTGGTTATTGGTGATGGCAAAGAACGAACGCAGGTTGAGGCGCTCTTTGCGTCATTTAAGGCGCAGGTTGTTTTTGCCGGTCAACGCTCACGGGCTGAGATTCAACAGTGGATGCCTGCTTTTAATCTGTTTGTTTGGCCTGCGATCAATGAGGCTATTGGCATGGCCATGTTGGAAGCTATGGCAGCTGGGGTGCCGGTACTATCGGGTTACAGTCCTGCGCTCTATCCTTTATCCCTTAAGGGGGAGGGGCTGACAATGCTGGCCGAAGGCGATGATGCAGGGTTTTCCCTTGCCTTCGAGCGTTTATTATCAAACCCTCAATCATTTAAAAAAATGTCCACTGCGAATCGTGACTTAACGGTGTCTGATTGCAGTCTTGATGCGGCGGCCATGCAATTGAAATCGGTGCTGGGAGCTATGGGATGA
- a CDS encoding polysaccharide deacetylase family protein — protein MKQEHPWQLLEQELALWQQSGSRLSLWWRDDDATSDTPALEQLLNLSNRHQVPLSLAVIPKGLQPSLASRLKGYTKISCLLHGYDHSNYAPPEQRKQELGLHRPKQQVINSLVQGHQKLSKELGTAYHPVLVPPWNRISKALIDELSAVGLLGLSTLGPRNDQTDLTVNNVHIDLIDWKQRCFAGEQRVLNQLVTHLRQRRLRQVDPLETTGIMSHHLAHDTQCWEFLHQLLALLQSHPCVRWPSIDCLFPDKHREA, from the coding sequence ATGAAACAGGAGCACCCCTGGCAACTGCTCGAGCAAGAACTGGCATTGTGGCAACAATCGGGATCCCGGCTCAGCTTATGGTGGCGTGATGATGATGCCACTAGCGACACACCGGCCTTGGAACAACTGCTGAATCTATCCAATCGGCATCAGGTGCCACTGTCATTAGCCGTTATTCCAAAAGGGCTGCAACCATCTTTGGCGTCCAGACTAAAAGGTTACACGAAGATTAGCTGTCTATTACATGGCTACGATCACAGCAACTACGCACCACCAGAGCAGCGCAAGCAAGAACTTGGTCTGCATCGACCTAAACAGCAGGTGATCAACAGCTTGGTGCAGGGGCACCAGAAACTCTCCAAAGAATTAGGAACAGCCTACCACCCTGTACTGGTGCCACCCTGGAATCGAATCAGTAAAGCACTAATCGACGAGTTATCAGCTGTTGGCTTATTGGGATTATCGACTCTAGGGCCCAGAAATGATCAGACAGATCTTACCGTTAACAATGTACACATTGACCTGATCGATTGGAAACAACGTTGCTTTGCCGGTGAGCAACGCGTTCTAAATCAGTTGGTAACTCATCTGAGGCAGCGTCGATTGAGGCAAGTCGATCCTCTGGAGACGACAGGGATTATGAGCCACCATCTTGCACATGACACGCAATGCTGGGAATTTCTGCACCAACTACTGGCCCTGCTGCAAAGCCACCCCTGCGTGCGATGGCCCAGCATAGATTGCCTGTTTCCTGATAAACATCGAGAAGCTTGA
- a CDS encoding glycosyltransferase family protein, translating into MKPRVLFYVQHLLGIGHIKRAALLSKALIRAGFDLHLVQGGAPSPIHFEGAHVHQLPPITCQNGDFSSLVDGNGRSVDDGYKAWRKDQLLALYQTLRPDLVLIELYPFGRRQFRFELIPLLELAHQQATPTVCSLRDILVKKSANKRSRAEESAELINHYFDKVLVHSDPNLVRLEDSFPCTEMINNPIYYTGYIAEKLANSEQTTRHGVVISVGGGAVGYELLHKVMQCKSSTRLANANWRCITGPGLSSARFTELQRMGSENGILVERFRDDFVCLLAQSQLSISQAGYNTTMDILATRTPALVVPYSNGGETEQLQRSHILQQRGYLHLLHEDKLNEAHLVSAINQAALQSFPEIDIDLNGAQQSADYLFESITRPTR; encoded by the coding sequence TTGAAACCCCGCGTACTCTTTTACGTACAGCACTTACTCGGCATAGGGCACATCAAACGCGCAGCCCTGCTTAGCAAAGCACTTATCAGGGCTGGCTTTGATCTTCATCTGGTACAGGGTGGCGCCCCTTCGCCCATTCATTTCGAAGGTGCCCATGTCCATCAGTTGCCACCAATCACTTGTCAAAATGGGGATTTCTCATCGCTGGTCGATGGAAACGGTCGATCTGTTGATGACGGTTATAAAGCGTGGCGCAAGGATCAACTACTAGCCCTTTACCAAACTCTGCGACCGGACCTGGTTCTTATCGAACTGTACCCTTTTGGCCGCAGGCAGTTTCGTTTCGAGCTTATACCTTTGCTTGAGCTTGCTCATCAGCAAGCAACGCCGACCGTCTGCTCACTCAGGGATATTCTGGTTAAGAAAAGCGCAAACAAGCGATCGCGCGCTGAAGAAAGCGCTGAGTTGATTAACCACTATTTTGATAAGGTTCTGGTACATAGCGACCCTAACCTGGTACGTCTCGAGGACAGTTTTCCCTGCACCGAGATGATCAACAATCCTATTTACTACACAGGGTATATCGCAGAAAAGCTTGCTAATTCGGAGCAGACTACTCGCCATGGAGTCGTCATCTCCGTTGGTGGCGGCGCCGTTGGCTATGAATTACTTCACAAGGTTATGCAGTGCAAAAGTTCGACCAGACTGGCCAATGCGAACTGGAGGTGTATAACCGGACCTGGGCTTAGCTCGGCTCGCTTTACGGAGTTACAGCGAATGGGTAGCGAGAACGGCATATTGGTTGAGCGTTTCCGGGATGATTTCGTTTGCTTGTTGGCACAAAGCCAACTGTCGATATCCCAGGCAGGATACAACACTACTATGGATATCCTGGCGACCCGAACGCCTGCGCTAGTAGTACCCTACAGTAACGGTGGAGAAACCGAACAACTCCAGCGCAGCCATATTTTGCAGCAGCGAGGTTATCTGCACCTTCTTCATGAAGATAAGCTCAATGAAGCACATCTTGTGTCCGCGATTAACCAAGCCGCTCTGCAATCATTCCCTGAGATTGATATTGACCTCAATGGTGCCCAACAAAGCGCCGACTACCTTTTCGAAAGTATAACAAGGCCGACCCGATGA
- a CDS encoding histidine phosphatase family protein → MIRIYMLRHGTTPWNVQKRIQGHTDIALLPQAFDLLCNTPVANRYKELTWFSSPLLRAVETAKALGLNAVTEPALIEMEWGEWEGQTLAELRAMQPEVMSREEAKGLFMTPPQGENPSQVITRLMAWLSELAPQSDIGLVTHKGVIRAAIAQACGWNMLDKCPIKPDWNKALEFTWSEAEGLGFGRVDCPLD, encoded by the coding sequence ATGATTCGTATCTATATGCTTCGTCATGGAACAACCCCCTGGAATGTGCAAAAAAGAATTCAGGGGCACACTGATATAGCATTGTTACCCCAAGCCTTTGATTTGCTCTGTAATACGCCGGTCGCAAATCGGTATAAAGAATTGACCTGGTTTTCCAGTCCATTGCTTCGGGCGGTTGAAACCGCCAAGGCACTGGGACTAAATGCCGTTACAGAGCCGGCGTTGATTGAAATGGAGTGGGGCGAATGGGAAGGCCAAACATTGGCCGAATTGCGCGCTATGCAACCTGAAGTGATGTCTCGGGAGGAGGCCAAAGGCCTTTTTATGACGCCTCCTCAGGGTGAGAATCCATCACAGGTAATAACGCGTTTAATGGCCTGGTTATCGGAACTGGCGCCCCAATCGGATATCGGATTGGTAACCCACAAAGGAGTGATTCGGGCAGCCATTGCGCAAGCTTGCGGTTGGAATATGCTGGATAAATGCCCGATTAAGCCCGACTGGAACAAAGCGCTGGAATTTACCTGGTCAGAGGCCGAGGGTCTGGGCTTCGGTCGAGTTGACTGCCCGCTAGACTAA